A window of the Hordeum vulgare subsp. vulgare chromosome 5H, MorexV3_pseudomolecules_assembly, whole genome shotgun sequence genome harbors these coding sequences:
- the LOC123397278 gene encoding 36.4 kDa proline-rich protein-like produces the protein MARIAPLVLVALLSVLAAPSSGCPSCPTPATPPPPPPPKVTPPPSSVSCPPPPYSPEPTPPTPATPTPSSPTGKCPVDVLKLVACVDALNWVVHAVVGANASETCCPLLSGVADLDAALIRSGCCASGLRVE, from the coding sequence ATGGCCCGCATTGCGCCGCTCGTGCTGGTGGCGCTGCTCTCCGTGCTGGCCGCGCCGTCGTCGGGGTGCCCCAGCTGCCCTACCCCGGCGAcgcctcccccgccgccgccgccgaaggtgACTCCCCCGCCGTCGTCCGTGTCGTGCCCTCCGCCGCCGTACTCCCCCGAGCCGACGCCCCCGACGCCAGCCACGCCGACGCCGTCGTCGCCGACGGGCAAGTGCCCCGTGGACGTGCTGAAGCTGGTGGCGTGCGTGGACGCGCTCAACTGGGTGGTGCATGCGGTGGTGGGCGCCAACGCCAGCGAGACCTGCTGCCCGCTGCTGTCCGGCGTGGCCGACCTCGACGCCGCGTTGATCCGATCCGGATGCTGCGCGAGTGGTTTGCGGGTTGAATAG
- the LOC123397279 gene encoding agamous-like MADS-box protein AGL61, with amino-acid sequence MVRPRGTTSTGRHRIEMSLRPDKNSRQVTFSKRRAGLFKKCSELSILCGARVAVVVFSEAGNVFALGSPSMEAVLHLHDGAPVPAADVDDREVLEEMFRAREATAEQVARMNSIGDKVVKAQRGRRYWWEADVEALGEAELPEFARALGRLRANVRRHADRLLPARFFATYPANEEMFRAREAATEQVVSEIARMNSIGDTVVKAQRGRRYWWEADVEALGEAELPEFARALGRLRANVRRHADKLLP; translated from the exons ATGGTTCGGCCGCGCGGCACGACGAGCACGGGGCGGCACCGCATCGAGATGAGCCTCAGGCCGGACAAGAACAGCCGGCAGGTCACCTTCTCCAAGCGCCGCGCCGGCCTCTTCAAGAAGTGCTCCGAGCTCTCCATCCTCTGCGGCGCccgcgtcgccgtcgtcgtcttctCCGAGGCAGGCAACGTCTTCGCCCTCGGCAGCCCCTCCATGGAGGCCGTCCTGCACCTCCACGACGGCGCCCCTGTTCCTGCCGCTGACGTCGACGACCGTGAGGTGCTGGAGGAGATGTTTCGGGCCAGGGAGGCGACCGCGGAGCAGGTCGCGCGGATGAATTCCATCGGGGACAAGGTGGTCAAGGCCCAGAGGGGGAGGCGGTACTGGTGGGAGGCCGACGTGGAGGCGCTCGGGGAGGCCGAGCTGCCGGAGTTCGCCAGGGCGCTCGGCCGGCTCAGGGCCAACGTGCGCCGCCACGCCGACAGGCTCCTCCCC GCCAGGTTCTTTGCTACC TACCCTGCAAATGAGGAGATGTTTCGGGCCAGGGAGGCGGCCACGGAGCAGGTGGTGTCTGAGATCGCGCGGATGAATTCCATCGGGGACACGGTGGTCAAGGCCCAGAGGGGGAGGCGATACTGGTGGGAGGCGGACGTGGAGGCGCTCGGGGAGGCCGAGCTGCCGGAGTTCGCCCGGGCGCTCGGCCGGCTCAGGGCCAACGTGCGCCGCCACGCCGACAAGCTCCTCCCCTGA